The following are from one region of the Cloacibacterium normanense genome:
- a CDS encoding BamA/OMP85 family outer membrane protein, translating to MRYILIPILLFFASVELSAQVTPNQETAATQNQSSSYILKDIVVDGVKKYTPAQILRFTGLSKGEVVDIPGQKISSAVKKLWETESFSEVEVYVEDVEGQSVVLKFYLQDLMELGEVKFVGKGVGKSKNEKLIKDNNLKPGTKITNDLISSLKNKIPQEYVKKGFADAKITIQDKINANDPNLVDWTIEVAKGKKVKIAKIEFEGNDQVSDAKLRKKGFKETKQKRFGIKGILKPSKFIKDKYEEDKINLISYYNSLGFRDARIVSDSVWRNDKGFNINVKLNEGKKYYIGDVNFIGNTSYSTEVLQKLLGYRKGEIYDAVGFNKKVGEDGGKEDDTDIKSLYLNNGYLFSTVVPVEKAVRGDSIDIEIRIKEGEKATWNRVTWSGNTTTHDHVILRSLRTKPGNLFSKLDIKRTYFDLAGMQFFDPQQIGQDIQPNQQDNTVDVHWTLVEKGSSQVQLQAGYGGNSFIGTLGLTFNNFSLRNFLKLKDFKPVPQGDGQMLSVQAQAGQYFKNYSLSFTEPWLFGHRPTALSVSLNQSMVNYKDYTGASQKLNIFSASAGLNRLLNWPDNYFSLYTGISFQSYNFKNYPFQFGSTTVSNGNANNFSFNVGLSRNSAGYDPIFPTTGSNIEATIKFTPPYSLFQNKDYTSMTPQEKYRWMEFYKIKFKADAYNEVIGKLVLRSTAEMGFLDGYNKDLGAPPFERFYVGGTGLFGGRFDGRELVPLRGYENASTEGGSATDITPIGGGTIYSRYAAELRYPISMNQTAKIFALTFAEAGNTWNNYSSFNPFQLKRSVGVGIRVYMGAFGLIGFDFAYGFDKTIGGSEPSGWQTHFLMNQSL from the coding sequence ATGAGATATATTTTAATCCCAATTTTATTATTTTTTGCGTCTGTAGAACTTTCGGCGCAGGTAACACCTAACCAAGAAACTGCCGCTACTCAAAATCAGTCTTCTTCTTATATCTTAAAAGACATTGTAGTAGATGGTGTAAAAAAATACACTCCTGCTCAAATTTTGAGATTTACAGGACTTAGCAAAGGAGAAGTAGTAGATATTCCTGGGCAAAAAATCAGCAGCGCTGTTAAAAAACTTTGGGAAACAGAATCATTCTCAGAAGTAGAAGTATATGTAGAAGATGTAGAAGGACAGAGCGTAGTTCTTAAATTCTACTTACAAGACCTTATGGAATTAGGCGAAGTGAAATTCGTAGGAAAAGGTGTAGGAAAATCTAAAAATGAAAAACTCATTAAAGATAACAACCTAAAACCTGGAACTAAAATTACCAATGACTTAATTTCGTCACTTAAAAATAAAATTCCTCAAGAATATGTGAAGAAAGGTTTCGCAGATGCGAAAATCACCATTCAAGATAAAATTAATGCAAATGACCCAAACCTTGTAGATTGGACGATAGAAGTAGCAAAAGGTAAAAAAGTTAAAATTGCAAAAATAGAATTCGAAGGAAATGACCAAGTTTCTGATGCGAAACTTAGAAAAAAAGGTTTCAAAGAAACGAAACAGAAAAGATTTGGTATCAAAGGAATTCTAAAACCTTCAAAATTCATCAAAGATAAATACGAAGAAGACAAAATAAATCTTATCAGTTATTATAACTCTTTAGGATTCAGAGATGCTAGAATTGTTTCTGACTCAGTTTGGAGAAATGATAAAGGATTTAATATCAATGTAAAACTAAACGAAGGAAAGAAATATTACATCGGTGATGTCAATTTCATTGGGAATACTTCTTATTCTACAGAAGTTTTGCAAAAATTATTAGGCTACAGAAAAGGAGAAATCTATGATGCAGTAGGTTTTAACAAAAAAGTAGGTGAAGATGGCGGCAAAGAAGATGATACAGATATCAAATCACTTTACTTGAATAACGGATATTTATTCTCTACTGTTGTTCCTGTAGAAAAAGCTGTAAGAGGAGATTCTATCGATATAGAAATTAGAATTAAAGAAGGAGAAAAAGCAACTTGGAATAGAGTAACTTGGTCTGGTAACACGACTACTCATGACCACGTAATTCTTCGTTCACTAAGAACTAAACCAGGGAATTTATTCTCTAAATTAGATATCAAAAGAACTTATTTTGATTTAGCTGGAATGCAATTCTTTGACCCACAACAAATTGGTCAAGATATCCAACCAAATCAACAAGATAATACGGTAGATGTTCATTGGACTTTAGTAGAAAAAGGTTCATCACAGGTTCAGTTACAAGCTGGTTACGGTGGTAATTCATTTATCGGAACTTTAGGGTTAACTTTCAATAACTTTTCACTAAGAAATTTCTTGAAACTTAAAGATTTCAAACCAGTTCCACAAGGAGATGGACAGATGCTTTCTGTACAAGCGCAAGCTGGTCAGTATTTCAAAAACTACAGTTTATCATTTACAGAACCTTGGTTATTTGGGCACAGACCTACAGCGCTATCAGTAAGTCTTAATCAATCTATGGTTAATTATAAAGATTATACTGGAGCTAGCCAAAAATTAAATATCTTCTCTGCAAGTGCAGGTTTGAATAGACTTTTAAATTGGCCAGATAACTATTTTTCTCTATATACAGGGATTTCATTCCAGAGTTATAATTTCAAGAATTATCCATTCCAGTTTGGTTCTACTACTGTGAGTAATGGTAATGCAAACAACTTCAGTTTCAATGTTGGATTAAGTAGAAATTCTGCAGGGTATGACCCAATTTTCCCAACTACAGGTTCTAATATTGAAGCTACTATTAAGTTTACGCCGCCTTACTCTTTATTCCAAAATAAAGACTATACATCTATGACTCCACAAGAGAAATACAGATGGATGGAATTCTATAAAATTAAGTTTAAAGCAGATGCTTATAACGAAGTAATTGGCAAGTTAGTTCTAAGAAGTACCGCAGAAATGGGATTCTTAGACGGATATAATAAAGATTTAGGAGCTCCGCCTTTCGAAAGATTCTATGTAGGAGGGACAGGTTTATTTGGTGGTAGATTTGATGGTAGAGAATTGGTTCCGCTAAGAGGTTACGAAAACGCTTCTACAGAAGGAGGCTCGGCTACAGATATTACACCAATTGGTGGTGGAACAATCTATAGCAGATATGCAGCAGAACTGAGATATCCTATTTCTATGAACCAAACTGCAAAGATTTTTGCATTAACTTTTGCCGAAGCAGGAAACACTTGGAACAATTATTCTTCATTTAATCCGTTTCAGTTAAAAAGATCTGTAGGAGTGGGGATTAGAGTTTACATGGGTGCATTTGGTTTAATAGGATTTGATTTCGCTTATGGATTTGATAAAACTATTGGTGGCTCAGAACCTTCAGGATGGCAGACTCACTTCTTGATGAACCAGTCATTATAA
- a CDS encoding isoprenyl transferase, translating to MQEILEKIDKNNLPKHVAIIMDGNGRWAKSRGEERTFGHKNAISAVRNAISACDKVGVEYLTLYTFSTENWNRPNDEVDTLMSLLSETLLKEAAELFSKGVRLHVIGEVEKLPTLVREQLLNVVELTKENSKGNLVLALSYGSQREILNAVKEIAQEVKEGKISPEDIDETLFENHLYTKNLPPVDLLIRTSGEVRISNFLLWQIAYAELQFLDIFWPDFQEDHLYQCIINYQNKERRFGKTSEQITN from the coding sequence ATGCAGGAAATTTTAGAAAAAATTGATAAAAATAATCTTCCAAAACATGTAGCCATCATCATGGATGGAAACGGAAGATGGGCAAAATCCAGAGGAGAAGAAAGAACTTTTGGACATAAGAATGCCATTTCAGCAGTAAGAAACGCTATTTCCGCTTGTGATAAAGTAGGAGTAGAATATCTTACCCTTTATACTTTTTCTACAGAAAACTGGAATCGTCCTAATGATGAGGTAGACACATTAATGAGTTTACTTTCTGAAACATTATTAAAAGAAGCTGCAGAACTTTTTTCTAAAGGAGTTAGATTGCATGTCATCGGCGAAGTTGAAAAACTTCCCACTCTAGTAAGAGAGCAACTTCTAAATGTAGTAGAGCTTACTAAAGAAAATTCAAAAGGTAATCTCGTTCTTGCATTAAGTTATGGTTCGCAAAGAGAAATTCTAAACGCAGTAAAAGAAATTGCCCAAGAAGTAAAAGAGGGAAAAATTTCTCCAGAAGATATAGACGAAACACTATTCGAAAATCATCTTTATACTAAAAATCTACCTCCAGTAGATTTATTAATCAGAACCAGCGGAGAAGTTAGAATTAGTAATTTCTTACTGTGGCAAATTGCATATGCAGAATTACAATTTTTAGATATATTTTGGCCAGATTTTCAAGAAGATCATCTTTACCAATGTATCATAAACTACCAAAACAAAGAAAGAAGGTTTGGTAAAACCAGTGAACAAATCACTAATTAA
- the porG gene encoding type IX secretion system protein PorG — MKRKTLVIIALFFINLFAHAQRHEIGIQLGTSNLTGDIGKTKYINPFPNSINNLSNEGIPFYGAIMYRMNFNPYQSVRFRLAYNHIQFNDKYAQELYRASRGLYGTNSVYEASAIFDYNFLPVNEEQKSMLSPYIFGGISGLMFNTTLEGNKFGFAIPFGAGLKYKFNYNWALFGEFMFRATNSDTLDYSDEYNLGNLNSKDWMNSMSLGLSYSFGRPPCYCQ, encoded by the coding sequence ATGAAGAGAAAAACATTAGTAATCATCGCCTTATTTTTCATCAATCTTTTTGCCCATGCTCAAAGACACGAAATAGGTATACAATTGGGAACAAGTAATCTTACCGGTGATATTGGTAAGACTAAATACATCAATCCTTTTCCTAATAGTATAAATAATTTATCTAATGAAGGGATACCTTTTTATGGTGCAATCATGTACAGAATGAATTTTAATCCGTATCAATCGGTAAGATTTAGACTTGCTTACAACCATATACAGTTTAATGATAAATATGCTCAGGAATTATACAGAGCAAGTAGAGGTTTGTACGGAACCAATTCTGTTTACGAAGCTTCTGCTATTTTTGATTATAACTTTTTACCAGTAAACGAAGAACAAAAAAGTATGCTCAGTCCATATATTTTTGGAGGAATTTCTGGCTTAATGTTTAACACGACTTTAGAAGGAAATAAATTTGGTTTTGCCATTCCTTTTGGAGCAGGTCTTAAATATAAATTTAACTATAACTGGGCTTTGTTCGGAGAATTTATGTTCCGCGCTACCAATAGTGACACACTAGATTATAGTGATGAATACAATCTAGGAAATTTAAATTCTAAAGATTGGATGAATTCTATGTCTCTTGGTCTTTCTTATTCATTCGGAAGACCACCATGTTATTGTCAATAA
- a CDS encoding exopolysaccharide transport family protein, producing MIPEKNINESNNPEKEKVGTFDFFNFEHFLSRIIKNWYWFLILGFLGYVTAYIYNKYYAQRVYASSTTVSISNNSSSYFTPNQSINFIWGNSSNQEGLFLKKLLTSRSHNEYLAQKLDLFVNYSTKGRLKSTYVDKDDSPVFLVIDKNHPQVVNQEITLIPKSSGKYEVVLPEEFSVNHLYDYNAEEFRRTLNFKRVPNKIIGINEWYETPFLKFKLVKNNQPLEIDLQNIVINLRTIDQTVNEIKSTLSIEFDEELSTMMIISKKGYNLNSTVNFLNRSVEELIEKRKRDKSIVEKNTVEFIKENLDKAKIKLDSSSARLNTIKVQEKLTDEKGDVSGILQNINTLEQKRAEILTKVNALNAVRNSVGKNLDNIINLNAAGVEDGTFNASVAELKTLYAKRAELSTIYTPQSEPIKEINRLINEARGNSYKHLNRYYGVYDAELATLNNQITKYEMELGSLPYKQQKFVDAQRGFTVNETTYSTLLEKLSEAELRLKTNTSDITVIDKAKNLGQAPISPNIAFIRNILLLGFLLIPLLILLISELLDNKVRVIKEIVNATKIPLLGVIGKNNHENNLSVLEKPKSSVSEAFRGVRANLRFLYNEDGKSKVLLVTSSVGGEGKTYVSINIASVLGLSGKKTILLGMDLRKPKIFGDFKVDNKIGISNYLTGEVKMEQIINKTRIPDLDVITSGPIPPNPSELLMSERNHQFIEELKKIYDFVIIDSPPVGLVADSFELMKYSDANVYVVRHEYTEKYMLKMVTEKYHNNEIKHLGLIYNDFEMDKGYGYGYGYGYGYGYGYGYGYFDEDANYEEPTLIKFRNKLKKILKIK from the coding sequence ATGATTCCTGAAAAAAACATAAATGAAAGTAATAATCCGGAAAAAGAAAAAGTAGGAACTTTTGATTTCTTTAATTTTGAGCACTTTCTTAGCAGAATAATTAAAAACTGGTATTGGTTTTTAATTTTAGGATTTTTAGGATACGTTACCGCATATATTTACAATAAATATTATGCGCAGAGAGTTTATGCTTCTAGTACTACCGTAAGTATTTCCAATAATTCTTCTAGCTATTTCACTCCTAATCAGTCTATTAACTTTATTTGGGGAAATAGTTCTAATCAAGAAGGCTTATTTCTTAAAAAGCTTCTTACTTCTAGATCTCACAATGAATATTTAGCCCAAAAACTAGATTTATTTGTAAATTACAGTACCAAAGGAAGACTTAAAAGTACTTATGTAGACAAAGACGATTCGCCAGTTTTTTTAGTGATAGATAAAAATCATCCACAGGTTGTAAATCAAGAAATAACACTTATTCCTAAATCTTCAGGAAAATATGAAGTGGTTTTACCAGAAGAATTCTCTGTGAATCATCTTTATGATTATAATGCGGAGGAATTTAGAAGAACTTTAAATTTTAAAAGAGTTCCTAATAAAATTATTGGTATAAATGAATGGTATGAAACGCCATTCCTTAAATTCAAATTGGTAAAAAATAATCAACCTCTTGAAATAGATTTACAGAATATTGTAATTAATCTCAGAACCATCGACCAAACGGTAAATGAAATTAAATCTACGCTTTCCATTGAATTTGACGAAGAACTGAGTACCATGATGATTATTTCTAAAAAAGGATATAATCTTAACAGTACCGTAAATTTTCTCAATAGAAGTGTAGAAGAACTCATCGAAAAAAGGAAAAGAGATAAAAGCATTGTAGAAAAAAATACCGTAGAATTTATCAAGGAAAATTTAGATAAAGCCAAAATAAAACTAGATTCTAGTTCTGCCAGATTGAATACAATAAAAGTTCAAGAAAAACTAACCGATGAAAAAGGAGATGTTTCTGGTATTTTGCAAAATATCAATACTTTAGAACAAAAAAGAGCGGAAATTCTTACTAAAGTTAATGCGCTAAATGCTGTAAGAAACTCTGTCGGGAAAAATCTTGATAATATTATCAATTTAAATGCAGCCGGTGTAGAAGATGGTACTTTTAACGCTTCTGTTGCAGAGCTTAAAACACTTTACGCAAAAAGAGCAGAACTTTCTACCATTTACACACCGCAATCAGAACCTATAAAAGAAATTAATCGATTAATTAATGAGGCGAGAGGAAATTCTTATAAACATCTCAACAGATATTATGGAGTTTATGATGCGGAATTGGCTACGCTTAATAATCAGATTACAAAATATGAAATGGAATTGGGTTCTCTTCCATATAAACAACAAAAATTTGTAGATGCACAAAGAGGTTTCACCGTAAATGAAACAACTTATAGTACACTTCTAGAAAAACTTTCTGAAGCAGAACTGAGACTGAAAACCAATACCTCTGATATTACAGTTATTGACAAAGCTAAAAATCTAGGACAAGCACCTATTTCTCCTAATATTGCGTTCATTAGGAATATTCTTTTGTTAGGATTTTTATTAATTCCTTTATTGATTCTGCTCATTTCTGAGTTATTAGACAATAAAGTAAGAGTGATTAAAGAAATCGTAAATGCAACTAAAATTCCACTTTTAGGAGTTATTGGTAAAAATAATCACGAGAATAATTTAAGTGTTTTAGAAAAACCAAAATCTTCAGTTTCTGAAGCATTTAGAGGAGTGAGAGCCAATCTTAGGTTTTTATATAACGAAGACGGTAAGAGTAAAGTTCTGTTGGTGACTTCTTCCGTTGGTGGTGAGGGAAAAACTTATGTTTCTATCAACATTGCTTCTGTTTTAGGATTAAGTGGTAAAAAAACCATTTTATTAGGAATGGACCTTAGAAAACCGAAGATTTTTGGAGATTTCAAAGTAGATAATAAGATAGGAATTTCTAATTATCTTACTGGCGAAGTAAAAATGGAGCAAATCATCAACAAGACCAGAATTCCAGATTTAGATGTAATCACTTCTGGACCTATTCCACCAAATCCTTCAGAATTATTGATGAGTGAGAGAAATCACCAATTTATAGAAGAATTGAAGAAAATTTATGATTTTGTGATTATAGATTCTCCACCAGTTGGTTTAGTAGCAGATTCTTTTGAACTGATGAAGTATAGTGATGCTAATGTTTATGTAGTAAGACATGAGTATACCGAAAAATACATGCTTAAAATGGTAACCGAAAAGTATCATAACAATGAAATTAAACATCTAGGATTAATTTATAATGATTTCGAGATGGATAAAGGTTACGGGTATGGTTACGGATACGGCTATGGATACGGATATGGATATGGTTACGGCTATTTTGATGAAGATGCTAATTATGAAGAGCCTACCTTGATAAAATTTAGAAATAAATTAAAGAAAATACTGAAGATTAAATAA
- a CDS encoding polysaccharide biosynthesis/export family protein, with protein sequence MMKKFNLLILFMFLIVTSCINVQDVRYLQPNENLVLNSEGLISYDNMPKYRVTRHDILKLNIITTSKGDAAQFYSSLHAQQGGATSGSGSNNSSGGGNGSSFYFNGLRLDDQGEVYILGIGKIKAEGRTLDEIANDIQNKVNENFLPEKSEARLFLEGIKYTFLYDMQGRSLQKTATDVSVNILEAIAENGGLDRSVDRKNVIIYRKFPEGIKKAQIDLTREDLQNSPYFWLQNGDLVVFNTRAKSFYGFGKEPLQTLTTGVSILTTALSIYLLITKI encoded by the coding sequence ATGATGAAGAAATTTAACCTGCTCATTTTATTCATGTTTCTTATCGTTACTTCTTGTATCAATGTACAAGATGTAAGGTACTTACAGCCCAATGAAAATCTTGTTCTTAATTCTGAAGGACTTATTTCTTATGATAATATGCCCAAATACAGAGTGACAAGACATGATATTCTGAAACTGAACATCATTACTACTTCAAAAGGAGATGCTGCACAATTTTACTCTAGTCTGCATGCTCAGCAAGGTGGAGCAACTTCTGGTAGTGGTTCTAATAATTCTTCAGGAGGCGGTAATGGTTCTAGTTTTTATTTTAATGGATTGAGATTAGATGATCAAGGCGAAGTTTATATTCTAGGAATTGGCAAAATAAAAGCAGAAGGTAGAACTTTAGATGAAATTGCAAATGATATTCAAAATAAAGTAAACGAAAACTTTTTGCCAGAAAAATCAGAAGCAAGACTTTTTTTAGAAGGCATTAAATATACATTTCTTTACGATATGCAGGGAAGGTCGCTCCAAAAAACTGCAACAGATGTATCTGTTAATATTTTAGAAGCTATAGCAGAAAATGGAGGTTTAGACAGAAGTGTAGACAGAAAAAATGTAATCATTTATAGAAAATTTCCTGAAGGTATAAAAAAAGCTCAAATTGATTTAACCAGAGAAGATTTACAAAACTCACCTTACTTTTGGTTGCAAAATGGAGATTTGGTAGTCTTTAATACTAGAGCGAAGAGTTTTTATGGCTTTGGTAAAGAGCCTCTACAAACGCTTACTACTGGAGTTTCTATACTTACTACAGCTCTTTCGATTTATTTATTGATAACTAAAATATAA
- a CDS encoding glycosyltransferase family 4 protein gives MILSFITSLLITYYSIPTIIKISRRKNLMDEPGQRSSHERKIPNLGGIALFFAISVSASIYAYQLFDLYKFLFASLVILLYIGVMDDIVVMRAYKKLVAQLVVSAMLVIGSDVRIRNLFGVFGVYELNYFLSVVFSIITFIILVNAFNLIDGIDGLAGSYGLICFGLFGISYYRLGEYNYPLVILSTTIMGSIIGFLSYNLSDRTKKIFMGDTGSMVLGFLLTFTAICFIDIFIAKRGPGVVYYHLNSAPVIAVAILILPIIDTLNVIIIRLAEKRSPFEADKNHIHHKLLRMGLSHKRATFYIISYYLFIVLVAYFLRHMENNSLLVLIIGLGFLGAYLPDIFMRKKIKN, from the coding sequence GTGATACTCTCTTTTATCACTTCGCTTCTGATTACGTATTATTCTATTCCTACCATTATAAAAATTTCTAGAAGAAAAAACTTGATGGATGAACCAGGGCAAAGAAGTTCCCACGAAAGAAAAATTCCTAATTTAGGAGGGATAGCTCTATTTTTTGCCATTTCTGTAAGCGCTTCTATTTATGCATATCAATTGTTTGATTTGTATAAATTTTTGTTTGCTTCATTGGTTATTTTGTTATACATCGGGGTGATGGATGATATAGTAGTGATGAGGGCTTATAAAAAATTAGTAGCACAATTAGTGGTTTCTGCTATGTTGGTTATAGGTTCAGATGTAAGAATAAGGAATCTTTTTGGAGTTTTTGGCGTTTATGAACTCAATTATTTTTTGAGTGTGGTCTTTAGTATTATTACGTTTATTATTTTGGTGAATGCATTTAATTTGATTGATGGAATAGATGGTTTAGCCGGCAGTTATGGATTGATTTGTTTTGGACTTTTTGGGATTAGTTACTACCGATTAGGAGAATATAATTATCCGTTGGTGATTTTGTCTACTACAATCATGGGAAGTATAATTGGATTTTTATCTTATAATTTATCAGACCGGACCAAGAAAATTTTTATGGGAGATACCGGTTCTATGGTTTTAGGGTTTCTGCTAACTTTTACGGCGATTTGTTTTATTGATATTTTTATCGCAAAAAGAGGTCCAGGTGTAGTTTATTATCATTTAAATTCAGCGCCGGTGATTGCTGTTGCGATTTTAATTTTGCCAATAATTGATACTTTAAACGTTATCATTATAAGATTAGCGGAAAAGCGTTCACCTTTCGAAGCAGACAAAAATCACATACATCATAAATTACTGAGAATGGGATTATCTCATAAAAGAGCTACTTTTTATATTATTTCTTACTATCTTTTCATTGTTTTAGTAGCTTATTTTTTGAGACATATGGAAAATAATTCTCTTTTAGTTCTTATCATTGGTTTAGGTTTTTTAGGAGCTTATTTGCCTGATATCTTCATGAGGAAAAAAATTAAGAATTAA
- a CDS encoding EpsG family protein, translating to MFTIIAGVVLIILAGFRYYVGADYPAYKNLFVGFSIYTDYSDVFNKAIFKKSAEEIEWIFVLINKIIFDLGMPFYIVTFVMALITISLKLSTIYKFSPLPALSTLFYFMPVFFFEDSGQMRQGVGIAICVYSFRYIVERNLMMFLLCIYLALGFHKTSIVFLPAFWLVKIPMNSQRILWALVICLLLSPLEPYKLFGDMFTSLLPQDVSGGYDAYVNDSQFGGDLEYGITDIVKIFFIITLLIFEKEGSKKIAYFEYMRNLAVFGLCMYYLFRGTRIFAIRLPGVYMFFLTMFVIPSLIYAVEDRVKKVLISGYLLYLSLMYFNFAKSNGEAGNFTPSKYQNILWK from the coding sequence GTGTTTACTATAATTGCGGGAGTGGTGCTTATTATTTTAGCAGGATTTAGATATTATGTAGGAGCAGATTATCCCGCTTACAAAAATTTATTCGTAGGTTTTTCTATTTACACAGACTATTCAGATGTCTTTAATAAAGCAATCTTTAAAAAATCGGCAGAAGAGATAGAATGGATTTTTGTATTGATTAATAAAATCATTTTTGATTTAGGAATGCCCTTTTACATCGTGACTTTTGTGATGGCGCTTATTACTATAAGTCTTAAACTTTCTACCATTTATAAATTCTCTCCGCTTCCTGCTTTGTCTACGTTGTTTTATTTTATGCCAGTATTTTTTTTCGAGGATTCTGGACAGATGAGACAAGGGGTAGGAATTGCCATCTGCGTTTACTCTTTTCGGTATATTGTAGAGCGAAACTTAATGATGTTTTTGCTTTGCATTTATTTAGCATTAGGATTTCATAAGACTTCTATCGTTTTTTTACCTGCGTTTTGGCTTGTGAAAATTCCTATGAATAGTCAGAGGATATTGTGGGCATTGGTGATTTGTTTATTGCTTTCACCACTAGAACCGTATAAACTTTTTGGAGATATGTTCACTTCGCTTCTACCTCAAGATGTTTCAGGAGGTTATGATGCGTATGTGAATGATAGTCAGTTTGGTGGAGATTTAGAATATGGGATTACAGATATTGTAAAAATTTTCTTTATCATTACTTTACTGATTTTTGAGAAAGAAGGTTCTAAAAAGATAGCTTATTTTGAATATATGAGGAATTTAGCTGTTTTTGGTTTATGTATGTACTATCTTTTTAGAGGGACTAGAATTTTTGCAATTAGATTACCGGGAGTTTACATGTTCTTCTTGACTATGTTTGTGATACCTAGTTTAATTTACGCAGTAGAAGATAGAGTGAAAAAAGTTTTGATATCAGGATATTTGTTATACCTTTCTTTAATGTATTTCAATTTTGCTAAATCTAATGGAGAAGCAGGGAATTTCACACCAAGTAAATATCAGAATATACTTTGGAAATAA
- a CDS encoding glycosyltransferase family 2 protein, translating into MKISVIVPIYNVENYLEKCLNSLVNQTLQEIEILVINDGSTDDSQKIIEDFQNKFPQKIKTFAKENGGLSDARNYGIDRATGEFLAFVDSDDYVSVTMMEEMYGLAKKNEAEIVICNLQKVDENGIVTQKLTQIPNLPEKVDLEKHFSVFSDISYFACNKVFKRELFEGKRFQKGMHFEDIELIPQILLQCKTLAKTDAFHYQYLERSNSISKSHTERGLDIIKAVKNVEIAFENSKYSHKKTELKNFQILEGVYTFLAYLAFVKEDEVYQKMSSELKKFIKERKISTFEILKYQRFGKNYLLSLPLKKQVYYFLYFFGFEKLIRKMI; encoded by the coding sequence ATGAAAATATCCGTAATCGTTCCGATTTATAATGTTGAAAATTACCTAGAGAAATGTCTCAATTCTCTAGTGAATCAGACTTTGCAGGAAATAGAAATTTTAGTCATCAATGACGGAAGTACGGATGATTCTCAAAAAATTATAGAGGATTTTCAAAATAAATTTCCTCAAAAAATAAAAACTTTTGCAAAGGAAAACGGAGGTTTAAGCGATGCGCGAAATTATGGAATAGACAGAGCAACTGGTGAATTTCTTGCTTTTGTAGATTCAGATGATTATGTTTCGGTAACAATGATGGAAGAAATGTATGGTTTAGCAAAAAAAAACGAAGCCGAAATTGTAATTTGTAATCTCCAAAAAGTTGACGAAAACGGAATCGTGACTCAAAAACTCACGCAAATCCCGAATTTGCCTGAAAAAGTTGACTTAGAAAAGCATTTTTCAGTGTTTTCGGATATTTCTTATTTTGCTTGTAATAAAGTTTTCAAACGAGAACTTTTTGAAGGGAAAAGATTTCAAAAAGGAATGCATTTCGAGGATATCGAATTGATTCCGCAAATTCTGCTTCAATGTAAAACTTTGGCAAAAACAGATGCGTTTCATTATCAATATTTAGAAAGAAGCAATTCTATCTCGAAATCTCACACGGAAAGAGGTTTGGATATTATAAAAGCTGTGAAAAATGTAGAAATTGCATTTGAAAATTCAAAATATTCACACAAGAAAACAGAACTGAAAAACTTTCAAATTTTAGAAGGTGTTTATACTTTTTTGGCGTATCTCGCTTTCGTAAAAGAGGATGAGGTGTACCAAAAAATGTCTTCGGAATTGAAAAAGTTCATTAAAGAAAGGAAAATTTCAACTTTTGAAATTTTGAAATATCAAAGATTTGGAAAAAACTATTTGCTTTCGCTTCCTCTGAAAAAACAGGTGTATTACTTTCTGTATTTCTTCGGTTTTGAAAAATTAATTAGAAAAATGATTTGA